The window GAGGCGGCGTTGCGAGCAGAATTAGCGGAAGCGGCTGAGTATGTGAAATCGCTCCTGCCCTCTCCGGTTACTGAGCCAATAAAAATAGAGTCAAAGTTTATTTGCTCTCAACAGTTGGGCGGAGATTGCTTTGATTATTACTGGCTTGATCAAGACCATTTAGCGATTTACTTGCTAGATGTTTCCGGGCATGGTTTAGGGCCGGCACTGCTATCGGTTTCTGTATTAAATGTTTTGCGTTCGCGCTCTCTCAATACAAATTTTTATCAACCGAATGCGGTCTTAGAAGCGCTGAATGAGGCGTTTCAGATGGAAAAGCAACGAAATATGTACTTTACCATCTGGTATGGAGTTTATAACCGAGTCACGCGCAAACTCGTCTATGCTAGTGCCGGCCACCCGCCGGCAGTCTTACTATCAAAGATCAATACTTCTTCCCCCCAAGTTCAACATCTAAGAACCCCCGGAGGGTTGCCCATTGGAATGTTTCCTAACGTCAAATATGCAAACGCTGAGTGTCACGTTGAACCTTTCAGCACGTTGTACATTTACAGTGATGGAATTTACGAAATTAAGCAACCGGATGGGACGATTTGGAGCTTCGATCATTTTATTGAGTGGTTGGCCGAGTCCAGACGACCCGACACCCTCAGCCTTCAACATATTTTAGACGACCTACGGGCTTTGGGCAGCCAAGACACCTTTGAGGATGATGTATCTCTTTTAAAAGTGAACTTCGATTAAATCTAAACACTCAATCGGCGGCGCTGCGAACGATTCAGCTTTCATGCTGATTATTATTTTTTACATTCATTTTAAAAATTATAGGGGCGAAGTTAAAAATCGCCCCGACTCCCCAGAAAAATTGACTGAAATCTCAGTTGTGCCGGCGTAAAATAAAAATCAAAGGCTCCAAAAGCGTTAGTCTTTGATTAAACAGTATTGCCTATCGAGCGACAATTTTATCAAACAATCAACGTGATGAGTCGGATGAGACTAAAGAGTTGCTAAATTCCTCACGATTGGCAAAAATATCAAGGAATCTATCAACGCTTGCTAGCTCAAATAACATTCTTACCTGATGGTTAACGGAGCAGACAGCTAGTTTGCTTTTAGCAGCTTGAACCGTTTTAAAAGCGGATACTAAAACTCTTAAGCCTGAGCTATCCATAAAGGTTACATCCTTTAAATCAACCAACACAATATCAGCGCCGGCTTCAATTATCTCGCTAATTTCTTGCTCAAATTGATTGGCTTTCGTACTATCTAAAATTCCGGAAGGTTCAACAACTTTAACTGTAAGGCTCATGTTTTTTAAGGCATCCTTCATTTCACAAATAGACACAGCAGCAATTCTGCATCTGATTTCGCAACTAGCGTAGCTGTACCAAAAACCGACGTAAAAAGGAAACGATTTGTTCGGAGCCAGCTCATTTATAGAGTCTCCTAAAAACTGCCTGTTTGTCTAGTGGTTGCCAGAACAGTTGTAGCACAGGAGTTATAACGATTTGAAAATCTCTAATTTTGTCCAAATATATGGCAATTTGGCAGCCGGTGCCGCCCCCGCACCTTCATACCGGCACCCCCTCAACACCGGCTGGTTTGTTAAGCTAAACTTGCACTTTGTCAATCAATATCCCAAATATGCATCGGCTATTAACTGGCCCATTGCGGGTAGAAAATTTAACCGTTGCGATCCCCAACTTGCCGGCACGTCTCCAAGGGATAAAGCTCGCGCAGTTGTCGGACTTCCACTACGATGGAGGCAGGCTGTCTGACGCCCTTTTAGAAGAAGCCCTCGCCGTTACCAATCAGGCAGAACCAGAACTCATCCTGCTCACTGGCGACTATGTAACGAAGAAGCCAGAACCCATTCACAAGCTCGTGCTGCGCCTTAAACATCTGCAAAGCCGCGCCGGCATTTATGCGATTTTAGGCAACCACGACCTCAAATATCAGCACTCGAAAACCGAAATTACCCAAGCTTTAACTCAAATCGGTATTGGCGTATTGTGGAACGAAATTGTCTATCCCTTAGGGCCAGAATTAGCCCTGGTGGGGCTAGCCGATTTTTGGTCGGGCGAGTTCAATCCCAAGCCGGTGTTTACCCTGCTAGATCAAATGACCCCCCGAATCGTATTATCTCACAATCCGGATACTGCCCTGCCCCTGCAAAAGTGGCGAGTCGATTTGCAACTGTCTGGGCACACCCACGGTGGCCAAATTGTCTTACCCAAAATCGGGCCGGTGGCGGCATTTCTCAAACCAATGCGGCGTGCTACCCCCAAACCTCTACGGCGCTGGATTCCTTATCTGTCTGGAAACTGTTACAAAGTGGTTGAGCATTGGGAATGGGCAGCGGGATTTTACCAGTTAGGAAATAACCAGCTTTATGTTAATCGAGGACTGGGATCATATCGCCCTGGACGCCTGTTTTGTCCTCCAGAAGTTACGCTAATTACGCTTGTCAATTCTCCATCTTGTAGTTTAGACGAATTTCAGAAACCCACTCTCTTAGGAAAAGTGCTGTAACAGATTAATATTCATAAACACCAATATCTGGAGCTTTTCCTTTATAGGGCAAGCCAACTTCTATGCCGGCATCCACCACCGGACTCTT of the Microcoleus sp. FACHB-68 genome contains:
- a CDS encoding metallophosphoesterase — translated: MHRLLTGPLRVENLTVAIPNLPARLQGIKLAQLSDFHYDGGRLSDALLEEALAVTNQAEPELILLTGDYVTKKPEPIHKLVLRLKHLQSRAGIYAILGNHDLKYQHSKTEITQALTQIGIGVLWNEIVYPLGPELALVGLADFWSGEFNPKPVFTLLDQMTPRIVLSHNPDTALPLQKWRVDLQLSGHTHGGQIVLPKIGPVAAFLKPMRRATPKPLRRWIPYLSGNCYKVVEHWEWAAGFYQLGNNQLYVNRGLGSYRPGRLFCPPEVTLITLVNSPSCSLDEFQKPTLLGKVL
- a CDS encoding STAS domain-containing protein, coding for MSLTVKVVEPSGILDSTKANQFEQEISEIIEAGADIVLVDLKDVTFMDSSGLRVLVSAFKTVQAAKSKLAVCSVNHQVRMLFELASVDRFLDIFANREEFSNSLVSSDSSR